One genomic window of Ziziphus jujuba cultivar Dongzao chromosome 4, ASM3175591v1 includes the following:
- the LOC125422172 gene encoding uncharacterized protein LOC125422172, translating into MGTPCVQFFKNKENLRLFFFYTPGASPTVKSGSKGKRHHLILTKTLEWTLNWCILQSMFDRQTLKLIEVTTSDKLESFHAVKKVLKGHIALGNAQFPNGTNGNALDILA; encoded by the exons ATGGGTACACCATgtgttcaatttttcaaaaacaaggaaaatttgAGGTTGTTTTTCTTCTATACTCCTGGTGCTAGTCCAACTGTCAAATCTGGTTCAAAAGGAAAGCGCCATCATTTGATACTGACTAAAACCCTTGAGTGGACCTTAAATTGGTGCATACTACAGAGCATGTTTGATAG GCAAACACTTAAACTGATAGAGGTGACTACAAGCGATAAGCTGGAGAGTTTTCATGCAGTAAAAAAG GTCCTCAAGGGTCATATTGCACTTGGGAATGCCCAATTTCCTAATGGAAccaatg GTAATGCCCTAGACATTCTTGCTTGA
- the LOC107415283 gene encoding monodehydroascorbate reductase 4, peroxisomal: MGRAFVYVILGGGVAAGYAALEFTKRGVRRGELCIISEEPLAPYERPALSKGFLLPEAPARIPSFHTCVGINEERLTPKWYKEHGIELVLGTRVKSADVRRKTLLTAAGETISYKILIIATGARSLKLEEFGVKGSDAENVCYLRDLADANTLVDLMQSCSGGNAVVIGGGYIGMECAASLVINKLNVTMVFPEAHCMARLFTPKIATYYEEYYKSKGVKFIKGTVLSSFDFDSNGKVTAVNLKDGSQLPADMVVVGIGIRPNTSLFEGQLTLEKGGIKVNGRLQSSNSSVYAVGDVAAFPVKLFGETRRLEHVDSARKSARHAVAAIMEPNKMDEFDYLPFFYSRVFTFSWQFFGDNVGEVVHYGDFSGSTFGAYWVSKGHLVGSFLEGGTKEEYEAIAKATRMKPAIEDLAELERQGLVFALSVSKKPAPSPPPPSDSRGSTLVVEKPIYAWHATAGVVLAASIAAFAYWYGRRRRRW, translated from the exons ATGGGAAGGGCATTTGTGTATGTGATTCTTGGAGGAGGAGTGGCTGCTGGATACGCGGCTCTCGAATTCACCAAGCGAGGAGTTCGTCGTGGCGAGCTCTGCATAATCTCTGAAGAACCA CTTGCACCTTATGAGAGACCTGCATTGAGCAAAGGGTTTCTACTCCCAGAAG CTCCTGCGCGTATTCCATCCTTTCATACTTGCGTTGGTATTAATGAGGAAAGATTAACTCCAAAATGGTATAAGGAACATG GAATTGAATTAGTACTTGGAACACGAGTTAAGTCTGCTGATGTCAGGCGCAAGACATTATTAACTGCAGCTGGGGAGACTATTAGTTACAAGATTCTCATCATTGCAACAGGTGCCCGG TCATTGAAGCTGGAAGAATTTGGAGTAAAAGGATCAGATGCTGAAAATGTGTGTTATTTACGAGATTTGGCTGATGCAAATACACTTGTTGACCTCATGCAATCTTGCTCTGGTGGAAATGCTGTTGTTATTGGTGGTGGTTACATAGGAATGGAGTGTGCTGCATCTTTGGTGATCAATAAATTAAATGTGACTATGGTCTTCCCAGAAGCACATTGCA TGGCTCGTTTGTTTACACCCAAGATTGCAACTTACTATGAGGAGTATTATAAATCCAAAGGAGTAAAGTTCATTAAAGGAACTGTGTTGTCATCATTTGATTTCGACTCCAATGGGAAG GTAACTGCAGTTAATCTTAAAGATGGAAGCCAACTACCTGCAGACATGGTTGTTGTGGGAATAGGCATCCGTCCAAACACAAGCCTGTTTGAAGGCCAACTAACATTGGAGAAGGGTGGAATCAAAGTGAATGGAAGATTGCAGTCAAGCAACAGCTCAGTATATGCAGTAGGAGATGTTGCAGCATTTCCAGTCAAACTATTTGGTGAAACCCGTAGGCTTGAACATGTCGACTCTGCCAGGAAATCAGCAAGACATGCTGTGGCTGCAATAATGGAACCAAACAAAATGGATGAATTTGACTATCTACCCTTCTTCTACTCTAGAGTCTTCACCTTTTCCTGGCAATTTTTTGGGGACAACGTGGGGGAAGTAGTCCATTATGGAGATTTCTCAGGAAGTACATTTGGGGCTTATTGGGTTAGTAAGGGTCACCTTGTTGGGTCTTTTCTTGAAGGTGGAACCAAAGAAGAATATGAAGCCATAGCCAAAGCCACAAGGATGAAACCAGCTATTGAAGACCTAGCTGAGTTGGAAAGGCAAGGTTTGGTCTTTGCATTGTCAGTTAGTAAAAAACCAGCTCcgtcaccaccaccaccttccGATAGTCGTGGATCTACTCTTGTTGTGGAGAAACCAATCTATGCATGGCATGCAACAGCTGGTGTTGTTCTGGCTGCATCAATAGCTGCATTTGCATATTGGTATGGGAGGAGGCGCCGACGGTGGTAA
- the LOC107415291 gene encoding MYB-like transcription factor EOBII, with product MDKKPCNSSQDAEVRKGPWTMEEDLILINYIANHGEGVWNSLAKAAGLKRTGKSCRLRWLNYLRPDVRRGNITPEEQLLIMELHAKWGNRWSKIAKHLPGRTDNEIKNYWRTRIQKHIRQTDQNMNHGQSSEMMIDQQASTSHVSSSADPMETYSPPSYQVKMESDHPSAGTALPVLADSNDSYWSMEDLWSMQLLNGD from the exons ATGGATAAGAAACCGTGTAACTCATCCCAGGATGCTGAAGTGAGAAAAGGTCCATGGACCATGGAAGAAGATTTGATTCTGATCAACTATATTGCAAATCATGGTGAAGGTGTTTGGAACTCCCTAGCCAAGGCTGCtg GTCTGAAACGTACCGGGAAGAGTTGCCGTCTTCGTTGGCTAAACTATCTACGACCGGATGTTCGGAGAGGAAATATTACTCCTGAGGAACAGCTCTTGATCATGGAACTGCATGCTAAGTGGGGAAACAG GTGGTCAAAAATTGCAAAGCATCTTCCAGGAAGGACAGATAATGAGATAAAGAATTATTGGAGGACTAGAATCCAGAAGCACATTAGGCAAACCGATCAGAACATGAACCATGGACAAAGTTCCGAGATGATGATCGATCAGCAGGCAAGCACAAGCCACGTATCAAGCTCTGCAGATCCTATGGAGACCTATTCTCCTCCATCCTACCAAGTCAAAATGGAGTCCGATCATCCCTCCGCTGGCACTGCTCTTCCCGTCCTCGCTGATTCGAATGACAGCTATTGGAGCATGGAGGATCTCTGGTCTATGCAATTACTTAATGGagattaa
- the LOC107415305 gene encoding ADP-ribosylation factor: MGLTFTKLFSRLFAKKEMRILMVGLDAAGKTTILYKLKLGEIVTTIPTIGFNVETVEYKNISFTVWDVGGQDKIRPLWRHYFQNTQGLIFVVDSNDRDRIVEARDELHRMLNEDELRDAVLLVFANKQDLPNAMNAAEITDKLGLHSLRQRHWYIQSTCATSGEGLYEGLEWLSNNIASKA, from the exons ATGGGGCTTACCTTCACCAAGCTCTTCAGCAGGCTTTTTGCCAAGAAAGAGATGCGAATTCTGATGGTGGGTCTTGATGCTGCTGGTAAGACCACCATCTTGTACAAACTCAAGCTCGGAGAAATCGTTACCACCATCCCAACCATCG GATTTAATGTTGAGACTGTTGAGTACAAGAATATCAGCTTCACTGTTTGGGATGTTGGTGGTCAGGACAAA ATCCGTCCACTGTGGAGGCACTACTTCCAGAACACTCAAGGTCTTATTTTTGTGGTTGACAGCAATGACAGGGATCGAATTGTTGAGGCAAGAGATGAGTTGCACAGGATGTTGAATGAG GATGAACTGAGAGATGCTGTTTTGCTTGTATTTGCCAACAAACAAGATCTTCCCAATGCGATGAATGCTGCTGAAATAACTGACAAGCTTGGTCTCCATTCTCTTCGTCAACGCCACTG GTACATCCAAAGCACATGTGCAACCTCTGGAGAGGGCCTGTACGAGGGTTTGGAGTGGCTTTCAAACAACATTGCTAGCAAG GCGTAA